A genomic segment from Nitratiruptor sp. YY08-10 encodes:
- the mshL gene encoding pilus (MSHA type) biogenesis protein MshL: MKKIWMMLLVTAFLFANNCDNRLFNLKAYGESVTIRDVLKDLSLECDISILFQDKEAKKKIYKRLDFINVKNYTLNELLDLLLGQNNLFYTYEPNKNLLKIAYRQTKSFNIDYINLASMKTESRKSVTLGNVSGTGTTTGGYGTGYSGSSGYGTYGTNGSYGSFGPTQGGQSSDYTSIVTTSEFKFWDSLKQQLQTFLHDSRSNVFLNKDASIVTVTGTKKELDKIERFLKKLQDRMHKQVMIEAKIIEVQYNDNQTVGIDWSKFSLDVTGSRSAQQSRSGSTKFSNFGTPDYFIGYNFSMQGLLDFLKKYGKVKILSNPKVMTLNNQPAIINVGDQLSYRYENGVVVTGGNAVATQTYEIGQTFVGISLYVIPEITENNNIIMKINPVTSALKNENIGYETNRTLPPDIRLKQVTSIVKVKDGQKILIGGLISKNYSKQFNKVPVLGDIPIIGYAFKSKNNSVKKSELFVLIIPKIVKEEHFPTIDETKIFGEQ, encoded by the coding sequence ATGAAAAAAATATGGATGATGTTGCTTGTTACTGCTTTTTTATTTGCAAATAATTGTGATAACAGACTTTTTAATCTTAAGGCATATGGAGAGAGTGTCACGATTCGGGATGTTTTAAAAGATCTCTCTTTGGAGTGCGATATAAGCATACTTTTTCAAGACAAAGAGGCAAAAAAGAAAATCTACAAACGACTCGATTTTATCAATGTCAAAAACTATACGCTCAATGAGCTTTTGGATTTGCTTCTTGGTCAAAACAACCTTTTTTATACTTACGAGCCAAATAAAAATCTGCTAAAAATCGCCTATCGACAAACGAAAAGCTTCAATATCGACTATATCAATCTTGCTTCGATGAAAACGGAAAGCAGAAAATCGGTGACACTTGGGAATGTTTCTGGAACAGGAACGACTACAGGAGGATATGGGACAGGATATAGTGGTTCAAGTGGATACGGTACCTATGGAACGAATGGGTCATATGGAAGTTTTGGCCCTACACAGGGAGGGCAGTCCTCCGATTATACCTCTATCGTCACGACTTCAGAGTTCAAGTTTTGGGACAGTTTAAAGCAGCAGTTGCAGACCTTTTTACACGATTCTCGTTCCAATGTCTTTTTAAATAAAGATGCATCCATTGTGACTGTAACGGGAACAAAAAAGGAACTCGATAAAATTGAGAGATTTTTGAAAAAACTGCAGGATCGGATGCACAAACAGGTAATGATAGAAGCGAAAATCATAGAGGTACAGTACAACGATAATCAAACGGTTGGAATCGATTGGAGTAAATTTTCATTGGATGTGACGGGAAGCCGATCGGCTCAGCAAAGCCGCTCAGGTTCAACAAAATTCAGCAATTTCGGTACACCCGATTATTTTATCGGATACAACTTTTCTATGCAAGGACTTCTGGACTTTTTGAAAAAATATGGCAAAGTCAAAATTCTTTCCAATCCTAAAGTGATGACACTCAACAATCAGCCGGCAATCATCAATGTGGGCGATCAGCTCTCATACCGGTATGAAAATGGTGTTGTCGTTACTGGAGGCAATGCGGTAGCGACACAAACATATGAGATTGGACAGACATTTGTTGGTATCTCATTGTATGTGATACCCGAAATCACTGAAAACAATAATATCATCATGAAAATCAATCCGGTAACAAGTGCATTGAAAAATGAGAATATAGGGTATGAAACAAATAGAACGTTGCCACCTGATATCAGGCTCAAACAGGTTACCTCTATCGTAAAAGTAAAAGATGGACAAAAGATTCTCATAGGGGGACTGATCAGCAAAAATTACTCGAAACAGTTCAATAAAGTGCCAGTACTGGGAGATATTCCGATTATCGGGTATGCATTTAAAAGCAAAAACAACAGTGTCAAAAAGAGCGAACTCTTTGTGCTTATCATTCCAAAAATTGTGA